The Oligoflexus sp. DNA window ATATGAATGACGGCGCGTTCCACATAGCCTTGGGGAAAGAAATAAAGATAAGCGTAGGCTTCCTCGCCGAGTTCTTCACGCGTCTGCAGACGTCCATGGTGCTCGGCCTGCATGCTGCGGATCGCGAACTGCGGTCCGAGCTTCCTGACGCTCCATTCCGCATCTTCCACGGCCTTCCATTCGACGGGAGCGAGCTTGTCCTTGGCAGCCAGAAGCGGCGAGGTCGGCTTGATCACGCGCTCTTCTTCCGAGTCTTCCACTTCCTTGCCGGCCAGGAGTTTGTACTGCTCGAATTCCTCTTCGAAGACGGCTTTCCTGTCCTTGATTTCCTCGGGCGTGGGATCGCGATCCAACTTTTCGTCGCCCATATAGAAATCGTCGCGATCCGTGGTTTCCAGCCAATAATCACCGCTGCCAAAGGCAAAAACCAGCCGATGCGGCTTTCTGGTCAGTACAGTCGTATCATAGGCTGCGCGGATATCACCGGCGAGGGCCCCCAATTTCTGGGCGGCCTCGGTTTCTTCGGTCAGGGTAAAACTGGGTGCGGCCACTACGAACATCAAGGCCGCAAGGGCGATGACGATGATCATCTCCATCAGGCTGAACCCACCTTCCGCGTATGCGGAGGGGTGGTTTACAGGGCCAGAAGGTCCGCCTTCGCAGCCCTTCACTGTCACGCGCCAAAGGCGCGAAGGTTCGCGCCTCTTCGCTTGTGTCATAGCTCCGTTTCCCAGACCTTTAGGTTCATGATAGGATCAATTCCCGCTTATTCGCTTTTTTCGCCGCCAGCTTTAGCTGCCTCGGGTGGGTAAACGACATCATCGTCCGTCCCTTCCGTTCCATCCGCGCCGACGCTGATGATCTTGAAATTCTTGGGACCGCTGGACTCGTAACGGTAAGGCTGACCCCATGGATCGTTGATCTGGTTGGGTTCCACGAAAGGACCGCCCCAGTTCTTCGCCGTCGCAGGCTGCTCAACCAAAGCCTGCAGACCTTCTTCCGTTGTGGGATAACGGGAGTTTCTGAGGCGGTACATATCGAGCGAGTTCTTCAACGAGCCCATGCTGACGGCTGCCAAATCTTTCTTTGCATCGTCGCTTTTGTCGAGCAAACGGCTGACAAGCACAGCCATGATCGTACTCATAAGGGCGATAACGATCAGGATCTCGATAATGGTCATGCCGCGTTCACCTTCACCGATAGGGCCAAAGGGTCGCTGCAACACTCGTTTCAGACGCTTCAGTATCATCACATTGTCTCCTTCCAAAAAACGTTTCCACTTTGATAGCATTTTTGACGGCCAAGCCCAACTGCTACTTGATCTGCTTCATAATGTCCATCATAGGCATGATCATACCGACGATCACGCTGACGGCGATCACCATCAGGAACATCATCATGATCGGCTCGATCAGAGTGACCAACTTGGAGATCTTGCGCTCCACTTCCGCATCGTAGGCTTTGGCTACGTGGGCCAGCATGGTCACCATCTCGCCGGTCTTTTCACCGGTCGCGATCATGTGAGTCACCAGCCCGGGGAATACTCCACTTTTGTTAATAGTGGATGCCAGGCTGTTCCCTTCCTGCACTTCGACCTTGGCCTGCTCCAGAACCTCGGTCAGGATCGTGTTGTTCACGACGTTCTTCGTAATATCCAGAGCCGGAATGATCGGCACACCTGACGAAAGCAGCGTCGAGAGGGTTTTGGTGAAGCGAGAGACCGCAAGCATCAAAAATACCGGCCCGAGGATCGGCGCTGTGATAAGCCAGTGGTCAAACTTGCGTCGACCCTTGGGAGTGTTCAGCCAGCTACGGCCGAAGATGATTCCAAGCAAAAACAGGACGGGCGGCACGAACCAATAATTCCGCAAAAAGCCTGAAAAATTGATGAGGACTTCGGTGTACCAGGGCACAGTTACCTTCATGCTCTGGAAAACCTTGCTTAATTTCGGGACGATAACGATCAAAAGAAAAACCACGATGCCCAGTGAGGCGAAAATCATGATGGACGGATAAACCATCGCCTGCACAATTTTACCGCGCACCTGGACCTGGTATTCCATGAAGTCAGCGAGGCGTTCGAGCACAAGGCCCAGAGCACCCGAGGATTCTCCGGCCTTGACCATATTTACATATAACTTATTGAAAACATTTGGAAAAGCTGCGGAAGCTTCGGCCAGAGACTTGCCTTCGGACACCGAGTCCTTCACCGAGGACAGGGTATTGCGGAGCGCATCGTTATCAACCTGACTCACCAATGCCTTCAGCGATTCGTCCACCGGAACATAAGCGTTCTGAAGCGTGGCGAACTGACGAACCATCACCGAAAGGTCTTCGAGGCTCACACCACGCTGCGTGAGACTACTCATCCCGGTCTTTTTGATGTTTGAGGCTTTTTCCTCTTTGATCTCGGCAACGATGATCTTCTGTCTTTGCCGCAGAGTGGCGCGAGCCGCGCGCTCGGAGTCGGCATCAATGCGACCTTTGACGTTGGCGCCACTGGCCGCATCGTAGCCTTTGTAACTATACATCGGCATTCAGGTTTACCCCTTTTCTATGACGCCACTCATTTCGATTTCGAGTTCGTCCGTCTGGGTTTTCCTCACCGCCTCATCCAGAGAGGTGTCACCGGTGACGACCTTATGCAAGGCAGCGTCACGCAGAGTAATCATGCCTTTATCCACGGCGCGCTTTTTGATGGTCTTGGCATCCTGAGTCGCCATGATCAGCGTGCGCATTTCCTCGTCGAAGACCATCAGCTCGTAAACACCGATACGCCCATGATAACCGATCCCGAAGCAGCGGTCACAGCCGTGGCCGGCTCGGAAGATCTGGCGACCTTTGAGGTCCTCGCGCTTGATCCCGATCTGATGCAGTTCAACATCGCTCGGGTCATAGGCTTCGCGGCAATTCTGACAAAGACGACGCAAAAGGCGGGTGGCCACGATTCCCAGTACGGCCGAGGACAGCTGGAAGGGCTGCACCCCGAAGTCGAGGAAACGGGTCACGGTCGACGCCGTATCGTTGGTGTGAAGGGTGGAAAGCACAAGGTGACCCGTAATGGATGCCTGGACCGCGATGCGGGCCGTCTCCGAATCACGGATCTCACCGATCATGATCACGTCCGGATCCTGACGCAAGATAGCGCGCAGGCCCGAGGCGAAGGTCATCCCGATCTTGTCCTTCACTTCGATCTGACCCACGCCCGAGACCTGGTATTCGACCGGGTCTTCGATGGTCAGGATATTGATATCGCTCGTGTTGATATGCATGAGGCACGCATAAAGGAGAGTCGATTTACCGGAACCTGTGGGACCGGTCACCAGAACAATCCCGTGCTTCTGTTCGATCAGGTTGCCGAGCGCATCATAGGTGCGTTTTTCCAGACCCATCTGATCGAGGCGCTTGCCGCCCGAGGACTTATCGAGAAGACGCATTACAATACGTTCACCAAAGGCCACGGGGATGACCGAGAGACGAACGTCGATGTCCTTGCCCGCGACCTTGATCGAAATACGACCGTCCTGGGGCACGCGTTTTTCAGCGATATCGAGCTTGCCGATAACTTTGATACGCGAGGCCAGGGAACCGGCGTGGCGTTTTTGAATCTGGGTTTTATCCTGGAGCATACCGTCGATACGGAAGCGCACCAGAACCTCGTTTTCCAGGGGTTCGATGTGAATATCCGAGGCGCGTTCCTTGACCGCACGGGCCAGAAGACTGTTCACAAGGCGGATGATAGGCTTTTCATCATCGGATGATTCCAAAAGGTCGCGCGTTTCATCCAGATCGCCTTCATCACCCACGTCCCCGACGTTCAGTTCGTCGAGCACCTTCTGCGAGGCATCATTCGCGCGTTCGAACACGCGGTTGATACTGTTCTCGATCACCGAAGGAGGGCTGACGATCATGTTGATATTGGTCGAAAGAATCAGGCGCAAATCATCCAAAGGATGAATGTTCAAAGGATCCGCGACCACCACCGTGACGTTGAAGTCATCGCGGGCGATCGGCAGGATCTTGTTATCCCGACAGAACTGGATCGGA harbors:
- a CDS encoding prepilin-type N-terminal cleavage/methylation domain-containing protein, with the translated sequence MTQAKRREPSRLWRVTVKGCEGGPSGPVNHPSAYAEGGFSLMEMIIVIALAALMFVVAAPSFTLTEETEAAQKLGALAGDIRAAYDTTVLTRKPHRLVFAFGSGDYWLETTDRDDFYMGDEKLDRDPTPEEIKDRKAVFEEEFEQYKLLAGKEVEDSEEERVIKPTSPLLAAKDKLAPVEWKAVEDAEWSVRKLGPQFAIRSMQAEHHGRLQTREELGEEAYAYLYFFPQGYVERAVIHIAPADPDDKTRYDERTYTLVTEPYEGMAEISSGFKEVDITRDERAR
- the gspG gene encoding type II secretion system major pseudopilin GspG, coding for MILKRLKRVLQRPFGPIGEGERGMTIIEILIVIALMSTIMAVLVSRLLDKSDDAKKDLAAVSMGSLKNSLDMYRLRNSRYPTTEEGLQALVEQPATAKNWGGPFVEPNQINDPWGQPYRYESSGPKNFKIISVGADGTEGTDDDVVYPPEAAKAGGEKSE
- a CDS encoding type II secretion system F family protein, giving the protein MPMYSYKGYDAASGANVKGRIDADSERAARATLRQRQKIIVAEIKEEKASNIKKTGMSSLTQRGVSLEDLSVMVRQFATLQNAYVPVDESLKALVSQVDNDALRNTLSSVKDSVSEGKSLAEASAAFPNVFNKLYVNMVKAGESSGALGLVLERLADFMEYQVQVRGKIVQAMVYPSIMIFASLGIVVFLLIVIVPKLSKVFQSMKVTVPWYTEVLINFSGFLRNYWFVPPVLFLLGIIFGRSWLNTPKGRRKFDHWLITAPILGPVFLMLAVSRFTKTLSTLLSSGVPIIPALDITKNVVNNTILTEVLEQAKVEVQEGNSLASTINKSGVFPGLVTHMIATGEKTGEMVTMLAHVAKAYDAEVERKISKLVTLIEPIMMMFLMVIAVSVIVGMIMPMMDIMKQIK
- the gspE gene encoding type II secretion system ATPase GspE, with protein sequence MTDTDNTAKKSEAAPKWTRLPSVDFRSLQHKTLGQILVESKTITEKQLQEALREQNEEGSTKKLGEVLVANNFVSEEDMLKALAIQLDLPYYDRLPINDIDPMLVDNIPIQFCRDNKILPIARDDFNVTVVVADPLNIHPLDDLRLILSTNINMIVSPPSVIENSINRVFERANDASQKVLDELNVGDVGDEGDLDETRDLLESSDDEKPIIRLVNSLLARAVKERASDIHIEPLENEVLVRFRIDGMLQDKTQIQKRHAGSLASRIKVIGKLDIAEKRVPQDGRISIKVAGKDIDVRLSVIPVAFGERIVMRLLDKSSGGKRLDQMGLEKRTYDALGNLIEQKHGIVLVTGPTGSGKSTLLYACLMHINTSDINILTIEDPVEYQVSGVGQIEVKDKIGMTFASGLRAILRQDPDVIMIGEIRDSETARIAVQASITGHLVLSTLHTNDTASTVTRFLDFGVQPFQLSSAVLGIVATRLLRRLCQNCREAYDPSDVELHQIGIKREDLKGRQIFRAGHGCDRCFGIGYHGRIGVYELMVFDEEMRTLIMATQDAKTIKKRAVDKGMITLRDAALHKVVTGDTSLDEAVRKTQTDELEIEMSGVIEKG